A single region of the Actinoplanes sp. SE50/110 genome encodes:
- a CDS encoding ATP-dependent DNA helicase RecQ — protein sequence MKLPIYGPRLRKVARTHFGWPSLRPGQFKPMRAVLRRRDALVVLPTGAGKSAIYQIPAVLLPGPTVVISPLLALQQDQIAALNERADAKVRAVRVSSAETPREQQEAIEELRAGRAEFLFITPEQLANPERLAEVKSLKPGLVAIDEAHCISAWGPDFRPDFLALGDMIEQLGRPPVLALTATASPPVREDIIARLRLRDPEIHVSGLDRPNLFLEVTHCPDEAYRWRRLTALLDEGQRPGIIYVPTRRAAEELAEKLTGAGYPAEFYHGGMAAGLRQQRHEDFIDDKVDIMVATSAFGMGIDKPNIRWVAHTALPDSPDSYFQEIGRAGRDGEPGRVLLLWRAEDEAIQRFFNGGGPDPDELRELAGVLHKGPITKTALQKETGLGPRRLGQYLALLEQAGAVRTGKNSKLRVPAGAPLPAKAAEAAVAEFERQQAVIKSRTDMMRAFAESRQCRTETLLAYFGEEIRRTCNHCDNCADGSAEAVNAAEEEGPFPIHSQVRHGEWGTGMVMGYEEEKMTVLFDTVGYKTLSVPVVVQQQLLTGEASAAEKRMK from the coding sequence ATGAAACTCCCCATTTACGGCCCCCGCCTGCGGAAGGTGGCTCGCACCCACTTCGGGTGGCCGTCGCTGCGCCCCGGACAGTTCAAGCCGATGCGCGCCGTGCTGCGCCGCCGCGACGCCCTGGTGGTGCTGCCCACCGGCGCCGGCAAGTCGGCGATCTACCAGATCCCGGCCGTGCTGCTGCCCGGGCCGACCGTGGTGATCTCCCCGCTGCTCGCCCTGCAACAGGACCAGATCGCGGCGCTCAACGAGCGCGCCGACGCGAAGGTCCGCGCCGTGCGGGTCAGTTCCGCCGAGACACCGCGCGAGCAGCAGGAGGCGATCGAGGAGCTCCGCGCCGGCCGCGCCGAGTTCCTCTTCATCACCCCCGAGCAACTGGCCAACCCGGAACGCCTGGCCGAGGTGAAATCGCTGAAACCGGGCCTGGTCGCGATCGACGAGGCGCACTGCATCTCGGCCTGGGGCCCGGACTTCCGGCCCGACTTCCTGGCCCTCGGCGACATGATCGAGCAGCTCGGCCGGCCGCCGGTGCTGGCGCTGACCGCCACCGCCTCCCCGCCGGTCCGCGAGGACATCATCGCCCGGCTGCGACTGCGCGACCCGGAGATCCACGTCTCCGGGCTGGACCGGCCCAACCTGTTCCTCGAGGTCACCCACTGCCCCGACGAGGCGTACCGGTGGCGGCGGCTGACCGCGCTGCTCGACGAGGGGCAGCGGCCGGGCATCATCTACGTCCCCACCCGGCGCGCCGCCGAGGAACTCGCCGAGAAACTCACCGGCGCCGGCTACCCCGCCGAGTTCTACCACGGCGGGATGGCCGCCGGCCTGCGCCAGCAGCGCCACGAGGACTTCATCGACGACAAGGTCGACATCATGGTGGCCACCTCGGCGTTCGGCATGGGCATCGACAAGCCGAACATCCGCTGGGTGGCGCACACCGCCCTGCCCGATTCACCGGACAGCTACTTCCAGGAGATCGGCCGCGCCGGCCGCGACGGCGAACCCGGCCGCGTCCTGCTCCTCTGGCGCGCCGAGGACGAGGCCATCCAGCGGTTCTTCAACGGCGGCGGCCCCGACCCCGACGAGCTCCGCGAGCTGGCCGGCGTGCTGCACAAGGGACCGATCACCAAGACCGCGCTGCAGAAGGAGACCGGGCTCGGCCCGCGCCGCCTCGGGCAGTACCTCGCCCTGCTGGAACAGGCCGGCGCCGTCCGCACCGGTAAGAACAGCAAGCTGCGGGTGCCGGCCGGCGCCCCGCTCCCGGCGAAGGCGGCCGAGGCCGCCGTCGCCGAGTTCGAGCGGCAGCAGGCGGTGATCAAGTCGCGGACCGACATGATGCGCGCCTTCGCCGAGAGCCGGCAGTGCCGCACCGAGACCCTGCTCGCCTACTTCGGCGAGGAGATCCGGCGCACCTGCAACCACTGCGACAACTGCGCCGACGGCAGCGCCGAGGCGGTCAACGCCGCCGAGGAGGAGGGCCCGTTCCCGATCCACAGCCAGGTCCGCCACGGCGAATGGGGCACCGGCATGGTGATGGGCTACGAGGAGGAGAAGATGACCGTCCTGTTCGACACCGTCGGTTACAAGACTCTCTCCGTCCCCGTCGTCGTCCAGCAACAGCTGCTGACCGGCGAGGCGTCGGCCGCGGAGAAACGGATGAAGTGA